The Chthoniobacterales bacterium genome includes a window with the following:
- a CDS encoding M48 family metallopeptidase produces MDFFERQDKARRNTKFLVFYFAVAVVLLIVSVYVAVALIFSGVELKNSSGRTTFNWANPGLFFGTALGTLAVISIGSVAKTMALARGGRAVAELMDGRLVDSNTTDFNERKLLNVVEEMAIASGVPVPQVYVMENESGINAFAAGHSASDAAVAVTRGCINLLSRDELQGVIAHEFSHLLNGDMRLNLRLMGLIFGILCLTVIGRVLLQTRGKKNPLPLLGLALIAIGWIGVLFGRLIQSAVSRQREFLADASAVQFTRNPGGLANALKKIGGIAEGSRLQAPRAEEASHLFFANGLKSNFFGFATHPPLIERIRALDPSFDGNFPSVVMPDAAPSAPPPLPGVAPLVQPQPPPPPPAAQPQPPPPPPPRMQPPPLPPMRPPPPPGAKPPPLPASAPTVITQQALVADIGRPTTEHLEYAIDLHQTISPALRTAVRDPLEAGALVCAFLLAKDPAAREKQLDELSRATWEGMQDAAIRIFPEIQQLPAPARIPLLDLALPALRRLSRPQFEQFRAAVKMLVESDAETNLFEYMLQKIVMRHLETFFFPSGRSVIQFYDLRPLARDCGVLLSATAYAGQDDPAQARVAFAQGAESLGRIARSEIPWLPPGECDLAHLDPVLERFSQAVPQIKKNVLNACAQTVAADRLIQPREAELLRAVADALDCPVPPFLRDQGAVV; encoded by the coding sequence GTGGACTTTTTCGAGCGCCAGGACAAGGCCCGTCGCAATACCAAGTTCCTGGTATTTTATTTTGCCGTCGCCGTCGTCCTCCTGATCGTGTCGGTTTACGTGGCGGTCGCGCTGATTTTCTCCGGCGTCGAGCTCAAGAATTCTTCCGGGCGAACGACCTTCAACTGGGCGAACCCGGGGCTGTTCTTCGGCACGGCGCTCGGCACCCTGGCTGTCATTTCCATCGGCAGCGTCGCGAAGACGATGGCCCTGGCGCGCGGCGGTCGCGCCGTCGCGGAGCTCATGGACGGCCGTCTCGTTGATTCCAACACAACCGATTTCAACGAGCGGAAGCTCCTGAACGTGGTCGAAGAAATGGCGATCGCTTCCGGCGTTCCTGTTCCGCAGGTCTATGTAATGGAGAACGAAAGCGGGATCAACGCGTTCGCCGCCGGACATTCCGCCAGCGACGCCGCGGTCGCCGTCACCCGGGGATGCATCAACCTGCTGAGCCGCGACGAGCTGCAGGGGGTCATCGCGCACGAGTTTAGCCATCTCCTCAATGGCGATATGCGGCTCAATCTCCGACTGATGGGACTCATCTTCGGAATTCTTTGCCTGACTGTCATCGGCCGCGTCCTTCTCCAGACGCGTGGGAAGAAAAATCCTCTGCCGCTGCTCGGTCTGGCGCTCATCGCCATTGGCTGGATCGGCGTCCTCTTTGGCCGGCTGATCCAATCCGCGGTCAGTCGCCAGCGGGAATTCCTGGCAGACGCTTCCGCTGTGCAATTCACGCGCAATCCCGGCGGGCTGGCGAATGCATTGAAAAAAATTGGGGGAATTGCGGAAGGCTCTCGCTTGCAGGCGCCTCGGGCCGAAGAAGCCAGTCACTTGTTTTTTGCGAACGGGTTGAAGAGCAATTTTTTTGGATTCGCAACTCACCCGCCGTTGATCGAAAGAATTCGCGCCCTTGACCCGAGCTTCGACGGAAATTTTCCAAGCGTTGTGATGCCCGACGCCGCGCCATCAGCTCCCCCGCCTCTCCCGGGAGTTGCGCCTTTAGTGCAACCCCAACCGCCGCCTCCGCCACCCGCCGCGCAACCCCAACCGCCGCCCCCACCGCCACCGCGGATGCAACCGCCTCCCCTGCCGCCGATGCGGCCGCCGCCACCGCCTGGAGCCAAGCCGCCACCGCTTCCGGCATCAGCGCCGACGGTTATTACCCAGCAGGCGCTCGTGGCAGACATTGGCCGTCCGACAACCGAACACCTTGAATATGCGATCGATCTTCACCAGACAATTTCGCCGGCGCTTCGGACCGCCGTCCGCGATCCGCTCGAAGCCGGAGCGTTAGTCTGCGCGTTCCTCCTCGCGAAAGATCCCGCGGCGCGCGAGAAGCAGCTCGACGAGCTGAGCCGCGCAACCTGGGAAGGCATGCAGGACGCGGCAATTCGAATCTTTCCCGAGATCCAACAACTTCCCGCGCCGGCCAGAATTCCGTTGCTGGACCTCGCCCTTCCCGCTCTGCGCCGTCTCTCTCGTCCGCAGTTCGAACAGTTCCGGGCCGCCGTAAAAATGCTCGTGGAGAGCGATGCCGAGACGAACTTGTTCGAATACATGCTCCAAAAAATTGTAATGCGTCATCTCGAGACCTTCTTCTTTCCCAGCGGCAGGTCGGTCATCCAGTTCTACGACTTGCGTCCCCTGGCGCGCGATTGCGGCGTGCTCCTCTCAGCCACGGCCTACGCCGGCCAGGACGATCCCGCCCAGGCGCGCGTTGCCTTTGCCCAGGGAGCCGAGTCGTTAGGCCGAATCGCCCGTTCCGAAATACCCTGGCTGCCGCCGGGCGAATGCGATCTCGCCCATCTCGATCCTGTCCTGGAGCGTTTCAGCCAGGCTGTGCCGCAGATCAAAAAGAATGTCCTGAACGCCTGCGCCCAAACCGTTGCCGCCGATCGCCTGATCCAGCCGCGCGAGGCCGAGTTGCTTCGCGCAGTGGCCGATGCGCTCGACTGCCCGGTTCCGCCATTTTTGCGGGATCAAGGCGCGGTGGTTTGA
- a CDS encoding DinB family protein yields the protein MKSFLFAICLASAGISSLLGQTSPTPASKAPAQETATLTPEERTRAIEYLKQTKKDFLASIDGVSDAQWRFKAAPDRWSIAETAEHIAVAEQTIWELVTGKIMKSPAAPEKKAEVKGKEEIIFTKIPDRSRKAQAPEQLKPTGRWATRAALTKEFESTREKEIAYVTETKEDLRSHFEDHPAVKTMDAWQWLLFNGAHCKRHTAQILEVKADPNYPKS from the coding sequence ATGAAATCATTCCTCTTTGCCATTTGCCTGGCATCCGCCGGGATCTCATCTCTGCTCGGCCAGACTTCTCCCACTCCAGCCTCCAAAGCGCCTGCCCAGGAAACAGCCACCCTGACGCCGGAAGAACGGACGCGCGCGATCGAATATCTGAAGCAGACCAAAAAAGATTTCCTTGCTTCCATCGATGGTGTTTCGGACGCGCAATGGAGGTTTAAGGCCGCGCCCGACCGTTGGTCGATCGCCGAGACCGCGGAGCATATCGCCGTCGCTGAGCAAACGATCTGGGAGCTGGTTACCGGAAAAATCATGAAGTCACCGGCCGCGCCGGAAAAGAAAGCCGAGGTGAAGGGCAAGGAAGAGATTATTTTTACCAAGATTCCTGATCGATCGCGAAAGGCACAGGCCCCGGAGCAGTTGAAACCAACGGGGCGATGGGCGACTCGCGCCGCGCTCACGAAGGAGTTTGAATCGACCCGGGAGAAGGAAATCGCTTACGTCACCGAAACAAAGGAAGACTTGCGAAGCCATTTCGAGGACCATCCGGCCGTTAAGACGATGGACGCCTGGCAATGGCTTCTCTTTAACGGCGCCCATTGCAAGCGGCACACCGCCCAGATTCTCGAAGTGAAGGCAGATCCGAACTACCCGAAGAGCTAA
- a CDS encoding type II CAAX endopeptidase family protein: protein MRWPHHIHKVKAFLNRHKLSAFFTLAYLLSWYPWIIALARGRNTGPNPLGPLVAGIVITAVAYGRPGLREYFSRIVRWRVGLKWYGIVFLVPLAICVAAVGITFCFLPHSPVANLSAEKIRELPDRFLFILLFIGLGEEPGWRGFALPELLRKHSALRASLILALLWAVWHLPLVGHEFPGPIVPAFLISVFGGTFMLTWLFNHTKGSVLLAMLFHATINAVGAGLIFPLFSGPTLILLWYVYAVLWLGVGLTALVRSRTKTNLAEISLPSASVFPS, encoded by the coding sequence ATGCGCTGGCCGCATCACATCCACAAAGTGAAAGCCTTCCTCAATCGCCACAAGCTATCGGCGTTCTTCACGCTCGCTTATCTCCTCTCCTGGTATCCTTGGATCATTGCCCTGGCTCGCGGTCGCAACACCGGGCCCAATCCTCTCGGGCCGCTCGTCGCTGGAATTGTCATTACGGCCGTCGCGTATGGCCGGCCCGGACTCCGTGAATATTTCAGCCGTATCGTGCGTTGGCGCGTCGGCCTGAAATGGTACGGCATCGTCTTCCTCGTGCCGCTCGCGATTTGTGTGGCCGCGGTTGGGATTACCTTTTGCTTTCTGCCTCACAGCCCGGTTGCGAATCTGTCCGCGGAGAAAATTCGCGAACTGCCAGACCGGTTTCTTTTCATCCTGCTCTTCATCGGGCTGGGCGAAGAACCGGGCTGGCGCGGCTTCGCTCTGCCGGAATTGCTACGCAAACACTCAGCGCTGAGGGCAAGCCTGATTCTCGCTCTCCTGTGGGCGGTCTGGCATTTGCCGTTGGTTGGCCACGAGTTTCCCGGACCAATCGTCCCCGCGTTTCTTATCTCGGTCTTCGGCGGAACGTTCATGCTGACCTGGCTTTTCAATCACACCAAAGGCAGCGTGCTGCTCGCGATGTTGTTTCACGCCACCATTAACGCGGTCGGCGCCGGGTTAATCTTCCCGCTGTTCTCGGGCCCGACGCTCATTCTTCTGTGGTATGTTTACGCGGTCCTGTGGCTCGGTGTTGGTCTCACCGCGCTCGTGCGGAGTCGAACCAAGACCAACTTGGCGGAAATTTCGTTGCCTTCAGCGAGCGTTTTTCCCTCGTAA
- a CDS encoding toll/interleukin-1 receptor domain-containing protein: MAQDVFISHSTRDKVVSDAVCAALENGGVRCWVAPRDVQAGRSFAGEITRAIQESRIMVLIFSAHSNNSEQVLREVQLAVKARLHIIQFRIEDVRLNDDLEYFLSTPHWLDALTPPLENHLRKLETSVKTLLDGATTERAARQLASTAPGVPLRPRPSAKLAWICAGLLVAMGAAALVWKASRPTQDRSSPPAPSAASRASVSSSPTAAATDEVVVEFPEVDTNSAPGHTVAALPYLHRLGISVTDVEPPGSEIVLINNRAVYQGQAVAPTTSQNLLTQMNTGNVPASFTLKFRDPARSVSFIRPSLYPATNSGITHPAWSVHALDREGRELSAQSEGLTRSFSDVPGAVYILRAPGFEPIAGLRFDSDPRLDGRPFAAFSAILIERLTLVRFETK; this comes from the coding sequence ATGGCTCAGGACGTATTCATCTCACACTCGACCAGAGATAAGGTTGTTTCGGACGCTGTTTGTGCCGCGCTCGAAAATGGCGGAGTCCGCTGCTGGGTCGCGCCGCGCGACGTCCAGGCCGGACGATCGTTTGCCGGCGAAATTACCCGTGCCATTCAAGAGAGCAGGATCATGGTGCTGATCTTCTCCGCGCACTCGAATAATTCCGAACAGGTCTTGCGCGAAGTGCAGCTCGCCGTGAAGGCACGCCTGCACATCATTCAATTCCGAATCGAAGATGTTCGTCTCAATGACGATCTCGAGTATTTCCTGAGCACGCCGCATTGGCTGGATGCGTTGACGCCGCCGCTGGAGAATCACCTGCGAAAGCTGGAAACGTCGGTCAAAACACTGCTCGATGGCGCCACGACCGAACGGGCGGCGAGGCAACTGGCTTCCACCGCGCCCGGTGTGCCACTTCGCCCACGGCCCTCTGCAAAACTCGCCTGGATTTGCGCCGGCCTGCTCGTCGCCATGGGCGCGGCCGCCTTGGTTTGGAAAGCTTCGCGACCAACGCAAGATCGGTCTTCGCCCCCCGCGCCTTCTGCCGCATCCCGCGCATCCGTCAGTTCGTCACCGACAGCCGCCGCCACGGACGAAGTGGTCGTCGAATTTCCCGAGGTCGATACCAACAGTGCGCCGGGACACACCGTGGCCGCCCTTCCTTACCTGCATCGGCTCGGAATATCCGTCACAGACGTCGAGCCGCCTGGCTCGGAGATTGTCCTGATCAATAATCGCGCGGTGTATCAAGGCCAGGCCGTCGCGCCGACGACGAGCCAGAACCTGCTCACCCAGATGAACACCGGGAATGTCCCGGCCTCGTTTACGCTGAAGTTCCGAGATCCCGCCCGAAGCGTCAGCTTCATTCGCCCTTCTCTTTATCCGGCGACCAACAGCGGAATCACCCATCCAGCCTGGAGCGTTCATGCCCTCGATCGGGAAGGCCGGGAGCTAAGCGCGCAAAGTGAGGGGCTGACCAGGAGCTTCTCGGATGTACCCGGGGCGGTTTATATTCTGCGGGCCCCGGGATTCGAGCCGATCGCCGGGCTTCGTTTCGATTCCGACCCGAGGCTCGACGGTCGACCCTTCGCCGCGTTCAGCGCCATCCTGATTGAACGGTTAACGCTGGTGCGGTTTGAGACGAAATGA
- the solA gene encoding N-methyl-L-tryptophan oxidase, translated as MTYDVAIAGLGGIGSAIAAHCAARGASVIGLEQFGAAHDLGSSHGKSRMIRQAYFEDAAYVPLVLRSYELWRELERQTAEELLRITGVLSVGEESCEIIAGTKRSAGEHGLRLETLSQHQVRERYPRLRLLPNEVVLFEPDGGVLDPERAIRAHLQVAQKKGAELRFQVSVRGWEATPGNVAIGLEDGTQVSARKLILSLGPWFKETMDALGAPLRIQRNVQTWFSPSVASYNAGDFPAFLLDRAGLPSPLYGFPDFGDGVKAAFHGHGQITTADEVDREVHLKSDVEPIVTAMEQWMPGAASNFREAKPCMYSLTPDGNFVIDRHPAHANVILCGGFSGHGFKFAPVIGEIAADLALDGGSRHRIDFLSLQRFKTGE; from the coding sequence ATGACTTATGACGTGGCCATTGCCGGCCTGGGCGGAATAGGCAGCGCCATCGCGGCGCATTGCGCGGCCCGCGGCGCGTCCGTGATCGGGCTCGAGCAATTCGGCGCGGCCCACGATCTCGGGTCGTCGCACGGCAAAAGCCGGATGATCCGGCAGGCTTACTTTGAAGATGCCGCCTATGTGCCGCTGGTCCTCCGCAGTTACGAATTGTGGCGGGAGCTGGAGCGGCAAACGGCGGAAGAATTGTTGCGGATCACAGGCGTGCTCTCCGTTGGAGAAGAGTCGTGCGAAATCATTGCGGGGACAAAGCGCTCTGCCGGCGAACACGGGCTTCGACTGGAAACCTTGAGCCAGCACCAGGTGCGGGAGCGTTACCCAAGGTTGCGCTTGTTGCCGAACGAGGTCGTGTTGTTCGAGCCCGATGGCGGCGTTCTGGATCCGGAGCGCGCGATCCGTGCGCATTTGCAGGTGGCGCAAAAGAAGGGCGCGGAACTGCGCTTTCAGGTTTCCGTTCGGGGGTGGGAAGCGACGCCAGGCAACGTGGCGATCGGCCTCGAAGATGGAACGCAAGTGTCGGCGAGAAAGCTCATCCTGTCGTTAGGCCCGTGGTTCAAGGAAACGATGGACGCTCTCGGCGCGCCGCTCCGTATCCAAAGAAACGTTCAAACCTGGTTCTCGCCGAGCGTCGCTTCCTACAACGCCGGCGATTTCCCTGCGTTCCTTCTCGATCGGGCCGGCTTGCCCTCGCCGCTCTATGGATTCCCTGATTTTGGCGATGGCGTAAAAGCGGCGTTTCACGGCCATGGCCAGATCACAACCGCTGACGAGGTCGATCGCGAAGTCCATCTCAAATCAGACGTCGAACCGATTGTGACCGCGATGGAACAATGGATGCCTGGCGCGGCCTCGAATTTCCGCGAAGCAAAGCCATGCATGTACAGCCTGACGCCCGACGGCAATTTTGTGATCGATCGCCATCCAGCCCACGCCAACGTGATCCTCTGCGGCGGTTTTTCGGGACACGGCTTCAAGTTCGCCCCCGTCATTGGTGAAATCGCGGCGGACCTGGCTTTGGACGGCGGCTCGCGTCATCGAATCGATTTTCTTTCGCTCCAGCGATTCAAAACCGGCGAATAA
- a CDS encoding DUF3466 family protein, with protein MKLPIHSNTSHRLLALTLAASCAFGVLSAEAQTYNVTDLGVLPDQEHSEPAAINANAQVAGTSGTSAFRYTETAKEKMEDVAKYSKGISHGFGINDSGLVVGDSTFGMDIPHAAVFSNGTATDLGSLKGRPYSRGNDINSFNQVVGIASESSDISSGRAFITSTSSRTGMTDLGTLGGAFAQAWAINDGGAVTGNSQLKSDTGATHAFVWSTKTGMRDLGTLGGDFSYGMAINEKGHVVGYSTIDSKGQGIHAFLYDGRAMRDLGTLAGSSRDLDYSYALGINSTDAVVGYTYLPSDTRGIIDATRGPWSVAFVSQNGAMSNLNDLIGEAAKEYRLDRATAINDKGQIAAVAFVNSVGAYHAVLLTPVPSGGVESPVLASTLVD; from the coding sequence ATGAAACTACCTATCCACTCAAACACTTCACATCGCCTTCTGGCACTCACCCTGGCCGCGTCCTGCGCGTTTGGGGTTTTGAGCGCCGAGGCGCAAACTTACAACGTCACCGACCTCGGGGTTCTCCCCGACCAGGAGCATAGCGAACCGGCCGCGATCAATGCCAACGCTCAGGTCGCGGGCACTTCGGGAACCTCCGCTTTTCGCTATACCGAAACCGCGAAGGAAAAAATGGAGGATGTCGCCAAGTATTCGAAAGGAATCAGTCACGGCTTCGGAATCAATGACTCCGGTCTGGTCGTCGGTGATTCGACTTTCGGCATGGACATCCCGCACGCCGCCGTTTTCAGCAATGGAACGGCCACCGACCTGGGCTCGCTCAAAGGCCGCCCGTATAGCCGAGGCAATGACATCAACTCCTTTAACCAGGTAGTTGGGATTGCCAGCGAAAGCTCGGACATCAGCTCAGGCCGCGCCTTCATTACCAGCACGTCGTCTCGCACCGGCATGACCGATCTTGGCACGCTCGGCGGAGCCTTCGCGCAGGCGTGGGCAATCAATGACGGCGGAGCAGTGACCGGAAATTCTCAGCTCAAGAGCGACACAGGAGCCACCCACGCGTTTGTCTGGAGCACCAAAACCGGAATGCGCGACCTCGGAACGCTCGGCGGTGACTTCAGTTATGGCATGGCCATCAATGAAAAGGGCCACGTGGTCGGCTATTCAACAATCGACTCAAAAGGGCAAGGAATTCATGCTTTCCTATACGATGGCAGAGCCATGCGCGACCTCGGCACCCTGGCCGGCAGTTCCCGAGATCTGGACTACAGCTATGCCTTGGGAATCAATTCAACCGACGCAGTTGTTGGTTACACTTATCTTCCGTCCGACACACGGGGAATCATTGACGCGACTCGCGGACCCTGGTCGGTAGCCTTCGTCTCCCAAAACGGCGCGATGAGCAATCTGAACGACCTAATCGGCGAAGCGGCCAAAGAATACCGCCTCGATCGTGCCACGGCGATCAACGATAAAGGCCAGATCGCCGCAGTAGCCTTCGTCAATTCGGTTGGCGCTTACCATGCCGTCCTGTTGACCCCCGTGCCATCCGGCGGCGTAGAATCCCCTGTGCTCGCTTCGACGCTGGTCGACTAA
- a CDS encoding dihydrofolate reductase family protein, with protein sequence MRKVTFGGACSLDGFFAREDDSVDWLMWSDEAAEIMEDFWTTIDTMVMGRKTYLAGLKLTKGKANPYPGIKCYVFSRTLKPQKNGPEIVATDAVAFMRKLRRQAGKGICVMGGGELARPLLEAGVIDEIGFNIQPILLGSGIPLFHRMKRQIDLELVECKPFKNGCVYVLYRVKGSKPKRSKK encoded by the coding sequence ATGCGTAAAGTAACGTTCGGCGGCGCTTGTAGTCTCGATGGTTTTTTTGCGCGGGAAGACGACTCCGTCGACTGGCTGATGTGGTCGGACGAAGCCGCCGAGATCATGGAGGATTTCTGGACGACCATCGACACGATGGTCATGGGCCGGAAAACCTATTTGGCCGGACTAAAATTAACGAAAGGGAAAGCCAATCCCTATCCGGGGATCAAATGTTACGTTTTCTCGCGGACGCTGAAGCCGCAAAAGAACGGGCCGGAGATTGTCGCGACGGACGCGGTCGCATTCATGCGCAAGCTGCGACGACAGGCGGGGAAGGGCATTTGTGTGATGGGAGGCGGCGAACTGGCGCGACCACTTCTCGAAGCCGGAGTCATCGACGAGATCGGCTTCAACATTCAGCCCATCCTGCTCGGCTCAGGCATTCCGCTTTTTCACCGGATGAAACGCCAGATTGATCTGGAGCTGGTCGAGTGCAAGCCGTTCAAGAACGGCTGCGTTTACGTTTTGTACCGAGTGAAAGGTTCAAAACCGAAACGCAGCAAGAAGTAG
- a CDS encoding LemA family protein, with product MLLLSCGFFVLIAVVLVVFVVGAYNSLVALRNRYKNAYSQIDVQLKRRYDLIPNLVETAKGYLQHERGTLEAVIAARNAAATANTAAAQNPGDAAAMKQLSSAESGLSGVLGRLFALAESYPDLKANTTMLNLMEELTSTENKVSFARQAYNDSVMAYNTRREVFPTNIIANTFNFAPAEPFVIENPEQKEAPKVAF from the coding sequence ATGCTCTTGCTTTCTTGCGGCTTCTTCGTGCTGATCGCGGTTGTTCTCGTGGTTTTCGTCGTCGGCGCCTACAACTCACTGGTCGCGTTGCGGAATCGTTACAAGAACGCCTACTCGCAGATCGATGTTCAGCTCAAGCGACGCTACGACCTTATTCCGAACCTGGTCGAAACGGCCAAGGGCTATCTCCAGCACGAGCGCGGCACTCTCGAAGCGGTGATCGCGGCCCGGAACGCGGCCGCTACCGCCAATACCGCCGCCGCGCAGAACCCGGGCGACGCGGCCGCGATGAAACAGCTCTCTTCCGCGGAATCGGGATTGTCCGGCGTCCTCGGCCGGTTGTTTGCCCTGGCCGAGTCCTACCCCGATCTCAAGGCCAATACGACCATGCTGAACTTGATGGAGGAATTGACCTCCACTGAAAACAAAGTCTCCTTCGCGCGCCAGGCTTACAACGATTCGGTGATGGCTTACAACACGCGCCGCGAAGTTTTTCCCACTAATATCATCGCGAACACGTTCAATTTTGCCCCGGCCGAACCTTTCGTCATCGAAAACCCGGAACAAAAGGAAGCTCCCAAGGTCGCGTTCTAG
- a CDS encoding OsmC family protein, with protein sequence MDTNTSPATEPATQPPDVVVRGNAREFLQEVVTGRHHLQADEPVSDGGGDAAPGPYDYLLIGLGVCTSMTVGLYARKRRLPLENITVSLRHSRIHAKDCDDCETKEGLLDRIDVAVELTGPLTSEQHAKLMEIAGKCPVHRTLKSEIQIKLHTVDSK encoded by the coding sequence ATGGACACAAATACCTCGCCTGCCACAGAACCAGCCACGCAGCCTCCGGACGTCGTCGTCCGCGGGAATGCGCGCGAATTTCTCCAGGAAGTCGTCACCGGCCGGCACCATTTGCAGGCGGATGAACCGGTCAGCGACGGTGGCGGCGATGCCGCTCCCGGGCCGTATGATTACCTCCTGATCGGCTTGGGCGTTTGCACGTCGATGACCGTCGGTTTGTACGCGCGAAAGAGGCGATTGCCACTCGAAAATATCACCGTCTCTCTGCGCCATTCCCGCATTCACGCGAAGGACTGCGATGATTGCGAAACGAAAGAGGGCCTGCTCGACCGGATCGACGTCGCCGTCGAGCTGACCGGTCCCCTCACCTCTGAGCAACATGCGAAGCTGATGGAGATCGCCGGGAAATGTCCCGTCCACCGGACTTTGAAATCCGAGATCCAGATCAAGCTTCACACGGTCGACAGCAAGTAA
- a CDS encoding PH domain-containing protein, translated as MEFMIRHDGRELGPYSEPEIRSRLIAGQVALSDLGRPEGGTEWVPLSTFEQFSIAHRDPPLSQAPPTPPDIPRVAPEKQAAPTPHKLGAYTTATLQPDERPLHQTAIHWMALSGSIVVAFLTLIIIVPIAMFASWRGFYLAWLLLLIPAVILLSATLTLKTSELVITDRRVLIKVGFIRRHTFEMFISKIESVAVFQSMLGRLFNYGTVEIRGTGGSSESFSTIAAPLPFRDAIQLVQSNSERR; from the coding sequence ATGGAATTCATGATTCGCCACGACGGCCGCGAGCTTGGGCCGTATTCGGAGCCTGAGATCCGGAGCCGCCTGATCGCCGGCCAGGTTGCGCTCTCCGACCTTGGGCGGCCTGAAGGCGGGACGGAATGGGTTCCGCTTTCCACCTTTGAACAATTTTCGATCGCGCACCGGGACCCGCCTTTGTCGCAGGCGCCCCCGACCCCTCCGGACATCCCGCGAGTCGCTCCGGAGAAACAAGCGGCGCCGACACCCCACAAGCTCGGCGCGTACACCACCGCGACCTTGCAGCCGGACGAGCGGCCGCTGCACCAAACCGCGATCCATTGGATGGCGCTGAGTGGATCAATCGTCGTTGCATTCCTGACGCTGATCATAATTGTGCCGATCGCGATGTTCGCGTCGTGGCGCGGCTTTTATTTGGCATGGCTGCTCCTGCTGATTCCCGCCGTCATTTTGCTTTCCGCGACCTTGACCTTGAAAACGAGCGAGCTGGTCATTACCGACCGGCGCGTCCTCATCAAAGTCGGGTTTATTCGTCGCCACACCTTCGAGATGTTCATTTCTAAGATCGAGTCGGTCGCCGTGTTCCAAAGCATGCTCGGACGGCTCTTCAATTACGGCACGGTGGAAATTCGCGGGACGGGCGGGTCGTCGGAATCATTCTCCACCATCGCTGCTCCGCTGCCATTCCGCGACGCGATCCAGTTAGTGCAGAGCAACTCCGAGCGCCGCTAA